A single genomic interval of Peribacillus sp. FSL H8-0477 harbors:
- the deoC gene encoding deoxyribose-phosphate aldolase, whose protein sequence is MAQNVAGLIDHTLLKADATKDQVTVICTEAKEHHFASVCVNPTWVKYSSEQLQGSDVKVCTVIGFPLGANTPETKAFEVKNAIENGAHEVDMVINIGALKDKDYELVERDIRAVVAAATGKALTKVIIETSLLTEEEKIRACELAVKAGADFVKTSTGFSTGGATPEDIALMRKTVGPDLGVKASGGVRNTEDANKVIEAGATRIGASAGVSIIKGLTADSDY, encoded by the coding sequence ATGGCACAAAATGTAGCCGGTCTCATTGACCATACTTTATTAAAAGCAGATGCAACTAAGGATCAAGTTACGGTAATTTGTACCGAAGCAAAGGAACATCATTTTGCATCGGTTTGTGTAAATCCAACTTGGGTAAAATATTCAAGCGAACAACTTCAAGGGTCTGATGTAAAGGTTTGTACAGTTATCGGATTCCCTCTAGGAGCTAACACACCAGAAACAAAAGCATTTGAAGTGAAAAATGCAATTGAAAATGGTGCACATGAAGTTGATATGGTTATTAATATCGGCGCGCTTAAGGACAAGGATTACGAGCTAGTTGAACGTGATATTCGTGCGGTTGTAGCTGCTGCTACAGGTAAAGCCTTAACGAAAGTTATCATTGAAACTTCGTTATTAACTGAGGAAGAAAAAATTCGCGCTTGTGAACTTGCTGTTAAAGCAGGAGCTGACTTCGTGAAAACGTCTACTGGATTCTCTACAGGCGGCGCAACTCCTGAAGATATCGCGTTAATGCGCAAAACTGTAGGACCTGATCTTGGAGTTAAAGCTTCAGGTGGTGTCCGTAATACAGAAGATGCTAACAAAGTTATTGAAGCAGGTGCAACA
- a CDS encoding DUF4386 domain-containing protein, translating into MKKDRMNGILIGLFYIVAAISAVIAVVLYQPLLSEDWYMATVKSSETAILVGVMNDILLIVAAVGTAVMLFPYVRLWNEHSALAYLCFRFMEAVFIAIGLVSILGLLSLSSNHEVGNMAIEEIYHHIGSVLQSFHSWTSVLGPNLMLGLNTLLYSYLLYKTEIVPKWLAIFGMLTAVTVFLAGLLNMFDIIGSFSTLKGLIALPLGIYELSLATWLIVKGFNAEKLEKLRESKR; encoded by the coding sequence ATGAAAAAGGATAGGATGAATGGAATATTGATCGGTCTATTTTATATAGTTGCTGCCATCAGTGCTGTTATTGCTGTGGTATTATATCAGCCGTTACTATCAGAAGATTGGTATATGGCAACGGTGAAGAGTTCGGAAACTGCCATTTTAGTTGGTGTAATGAATGACATCTTGCTCATTGTGGCTGCGGTTGGAACAGCAGTTATGTTATTTCCATATGTACGACTATGGAATGAACATTCAGCATTAGCCTATCTTTGTTTTCGGTTTATGGAAGCTGTTTTCATCGCGATTGGCTTAGTGAGTATATTAGGTTTGCTGAGCCTTAGTTCTAATCATGAAGTTGGAAATATGGCTATTGAAGAAATATATCACCACATAGGAAGCGTACTTCAATCCTTTCATTCTTGGACTTCTGTGTTGGGACCGAATTTGATGCTCGGCTTGAATACACTCCTCTACAGTTATTTATTATATAAAACGGAAATCGTACCCAAGTGGCTAGCGATATTTGGAATGCTGACGGCTGTTACGGTATTCCTTGCAGGCTTACTTAATATGTTTGATATCATTGGCTCATTCTCTACTCTAAAAGGACTTATCGCTCTGCCACTCGGAATCTATGAGTTGAGTTTGGCAACCTGGTTAATCGTGAAAGGCTTTAATGCCGAGAAATTAGAAAAATTAAGAGAGAGCAAGCGCTAA